In Methylomagnum ishizawai, one DNA window encodes the following:
- a CDS encoding putative O-glycosylation ligase, exosortase A system-associated produces the protein MRDIALVVIFCLVLLRVFKEPLYGVLLWNWVSFMNPHRLAYGFAYSFPFALISAVVTIPLAFGAKRKVNPMSAAAIGMCVLWAWMAVTSVYAMIPDEAWIQYKKVSKIFFMAIVTGMLLVDKAAINKMIAVIVGSFGYYGVKGGIFTIITGGTQRVWGPSGSFVEGNNEVAVALLMTAPFFYYLSSQVRQRFLRLALLAGMGLTVVAAVGTQSRGALLAGGAMLFYFWFKVKNKFRIALLGGLLVGVILAMMPAAWYQRMHTIETYQQDASAMSRLKAWTVATRIAQDRLTGGGFELWSVNAYTLYSPEGFYRNSQGGAFDVHSIYFEILGEHGFPGLIAYLVIWWLVFKDTRWVTAKAKGVTALQWAGDLARMIQVSLIAYATGGAFLGLAYFDLPWCLLFIVGAVKTVVGKEIAASATGVDAASSAIPTQAGFVRTRRGGA, from the coding sequence ATGCGTGATATCGCTTTGGTGGTGATTTTTTGCCTGGTCCTGCTCAGGGTTTTCAAGGAGCCCCTGTACGGCGTCTTGTTGTGGAACTGGGTATCCTTCATGAATCCGCATCGCCTGGCCTACGGGTTCGCCTATTCGTTTCCGTTCGCCCTGATTTCCGCGGTCGTGACCATACCCTTGGCCTTCGGTGCCAAGCGGAAGGTCAATCCGATGTCCGCCGCCGCGATTGGGATGTGCGTGCTGTGGGCGTGGATGGCGGTCACCTCCGTGTATGCGATGATCCCGGACGAAGCCTGGATCCAGTACAAGAAGGTCTCGAAGATATTTTTCATGGCCATCGTCACCGGGATGCTGCTGGTGGATAAGGCCGCGATCAATAAGATGATCGCGGTGATCGTGGGTTCGTTCGGATATTACGGGGTGAAAGGCGGGATATTCACCATCATAACCGGGGGGACGCAACGGGTTTGGGGGCCGAGCGGATCCTTTGTGGAAGGGAATAACGAGGTCGCCGTCGCCCTGCTGATGACGGCGCCTTTTTTTTATTATTTGTCGTCGCAGGTGCGGCAGCGGTTCCTGCGGTTGGCCCTGCTGGCCGGCATGGGTTTGACCGTGGTCGCCGCCGTCGGGACGCAATCGCGTGGCGCCCTCTTGGCGGGCGGCGCGATGCTGTTCTACTTCTGGTTCAAGGTCAAGAACAAGTTCAGGATCGCGTTGCTGGGGGGATTGCTGGTCGGGGTGATCCTCGCCATGATGCCGGCCGCATGGTACCAGCGCATGCATACCATCGAAACCTACCAGCAGGATGCGTCCGCGATGAGCCGACTCAAAGCCTGGACCGTGGCGACAAGGATCGCCCAGGACCGGTTGACCGGGGGGGGATTCGAACTGTGGTCGGTCAATGCGTATACCTTATATTCGCCCGAGGGTTTCTACAGGAACTCCCAGGGCGGCGCGTTTGACGTGCATAGTATTTATTTCGAGATACTCGGCGAGCATGGTTTCCCAGGGTTGATCGCCTATTTGGTCATATGGTGGCTGGTATTCAAGGATACCCGTTGGGTGACCGCTAAAGCCAAGGGTGTCACGGCCTTGCAATGGGCCGGGGATTTGGCGCGGATGATACAGGTTTCCCTGATCGCCTATGCGACCGGCGGCGCGTTCCTGGGGCTGGCATATTTCGATTTGCCTTGGTGCCTGCTCTTCATCGTGGGCGCGGTCAAGACCGTCGTCGGCAAGGAAATAGCGGCTTCCGCCACCGGCGTGGATGCGGCCTCGTCGGCCATTCCCACGCAGGCGGGTTTCGTCAGGACGAGGCGGGGCGGCGCTTGA
- a CDS encoding sigma-54 interaction domain-containing protein, producing MFQRLIGQSPNFEALLRSARMVAATDVTVLVVGETGTGKEVLAQALQQHSPRADKPFITLNCAALPESLAESELFGHRKGAFTGAIGNQLGRLQAADSGTVFLDEVDSLPVALQAKLLRFLETGEIQPVGETQTSRVNVRILAATNSNLQEKIARGEFRRDLYYRLNVVPLEIPPLRERMGDIQVLLQHFMRQFAEEHRLPEASFSKVALNRLSAYHWPGNVRELRNVCERLSILLAGRVIEENNLPSEIINRVPAQKPLFDLPELGIDLEKVEMDLIRQALNRTNGNRSRSARLLGISRDTLLYRMQKYGIS from the coding sequence ATGTTCCAAAGATTAATCGGCCAGTCGCCGAATTTCGAGGCTTTGCTGCGGAGCGCCAGGATGGTGGCCGCGACCGATGTGACGGTGCTGGTGGTCGGCGAAACCGGGACCGGCAAGGAAGTGTTGGCCCAGGCGTTGCAGCAGCATAGCCCCCGCGCCGACAAACCGTTCATCACCCTCAATTGCGCCGCCCTGCCGGAATCCCTGGCCGAATCCGAATTGTTCGGCCACAGGAAGGGCGCGTTCACCGGAGCCATCGGCAACCAACTCGGGCGTTTGCAGGCCGCCGACAGCGGCACGGTGTTCCTGGACGAGGTGGATTCCCTGCCCGTGGCCTTGCAGGCCAAGCTGCTGCGCTTCCTGGAAACCGGCGAAATCCAGCCGGTGGGCGAAACCCAGACCTCCAGGGTCAATGTCCGTATCCTGGCCGCCACCAACTCCAACCTCCAGGAAAAGATCGCCCGGGGCGAATTCCGCCGCGACCTCTATTACCGGCTCAATGTCGTCCCCTTGGAAATCCCGCCGCTGCGCGAGCGCATGGGCGATATTCAGGTCCTGTTGCAGCATTTTATGCGCCAGTTCGCCGAGGAGCATCGTTTGCCGGAGGCCAGCTTCAGCAAGGTCGCCCTCAACCGCCTGTCGGCCTACCACTGGCCGGGCAATGTCCGCGAACTGCGCAATGTCTGCGAGCGCCTGTCGATCCTTTTGGCCGGCCGCGTGATCGAGGAGAACAACCTGCCCTCGGAAATCATCAACCGGGTGCCGGCCCAAAAGCCCTTGTTCGACCTGCCGGAACTCGGCATCGACTTGGAGAAGGTGGAGATGGACCTGATCCGCCAAGCCCTTAACCGCACCAATGGCAACCGTAGCCGCTCGGCGCGGCTGTTGGGGATTTCCAGGGATACCTTGTTGTACCGTATGCAGAAATATGGGATCAGCTAA
- a CDS encoding sulfite exporter TauE/SafE family protein: MHHFDETFSTSYLVALLMGLFSALHCLGMCGSIIGSLTLSLKREIREQKHLLMPFVFSYNLGRIASYSLGGLLAGLAEHMLSMPLGEGHGHRILQILSALIMAGAGLHIGGWFPRFAYIEKIGGTMWRRIEPYGRRLIPVETLPQAFVFGMVWGWLPCGLVYTALTLAATTGDVVRSTFTMFAFGLGTMPAVMGVGIMTSWMVRLSSMKKFRQATGITLIALALLAAFPWLNPMVRHSIGM, translated from the coding sequence ATGCACCATTTCGACGAAACTTTCAGTACTTCCTATCTGGTCGCCCTGCTCATGGGGCTGTTCAGCGCCCTACATTGCCTGGGGATGTGTGGTTCCATCATCGGTTCCCTCACCCTGAGCCTCAAGCGCGAAATCCGCGAGCAGAAGCATCTCCTGATGCCCTTCGTGTTCAGCTACAACCTCGGGCGGATCGCCAGCTACTCCCTGGGCGGGCTATTGGCCGGCCTGGCCGAGCATATGCTGAGCATGCCCCTGGGCGAGGGCCACGGCCACCGCATCCTGCAAATCCTCTCCGCCCTGATCATGGCCGGGGCGGGCTTGCATATCGGCGGCTGGTTCCCGCGCTTCGCCTATATCGAAAAGATCGGCGGCACCATGTGGCGCAGGATCGAGCCTTACGGGCGGCGCCTGATCCCGGTCGAGACCCTACCGCAAGCCTTCGTGTTCGGCATGGTCTGGGGCTGGTTGCCGTGTGGGCTGGTCTATACCGCCCTGACCTTGGCGGCGACCACCGGGGATGTGGTGCGCAGCACCTTCACCATGTTCGCCTTCGGACTCGGCACTATGCCCGCGGTAATGGGGGTCGGTATAATGACCTCTTGGATGGTGCGTTTATCCAGCATGAAAAAATTCCGCCAGGCGACGGGTATCACCTTGATCGCCCTGGCCCTATTGGCTGCGTTCCCCTGGTTGAATCCCATGGTGCGGCATTCGATAGGTATGTAA
- the norR gene encoding nitric oxide reductase transcriptional regulator NorR: MKSWPAFHPNISQANVDEAIRAAVLNLTAEVSMRERHLRFLEIFAHITGNQACALLRYREGALVPVATLGLSPEVLGRQFLPAEHPRLAAIVESRAPLRFAAHDPRPDPYDGWLAGDAYGKLQVHSCLGCGLYNENTLFGALTADALQAGVFDRIDDHVFQTFAAIATVALRYETYIGALEDLARHRGQVAAELVNETLARSGPVLGQSPAMLKLDREIDIVAKSDLTVLLTGETGVGKEILARIIHSRSARAGQALVYVNCAALPESLAESELFGHAKGAFSGAGSERAGKFELADGGTLFLDEVGELPLAIQAKLLRAVQFGEIQRPGSDKAHRAEVRIIAATNRPLEEEVKAGRFRADLYHRLTMYPLRVPPLRERVEDIAVLAGYFLDRARAKLGLERLAMMPATIEALNRYAWPGNVRELEHAMLRAALRAASSRGGTVVLEPGDLDIAVAGPPGVEPPPREDVPLALAVDDFQRRSILGALAAAGGNWAGAARRLGLDPGNLHRLARRLGIK; encoded by the coding sequence ATGAAATCCTGGCCCGCTTTCCATCCGAATATTTCCCAAGCCAACGTCGATGAAGCCATCCGCGCCGCGGTGCTGAACCTGACCGCCGAGGTGTCGATGCGCGAGCGCCATCTCCGCTTCCTGGAAATCTTCGCCCACATCACCGGCAACCAGGCTTGCGCCTTGCTGCGCTACCGGGAGGGAGCCTTGGTGCCGGTGGCGACCTTGGGGCTTTCGCCCGAGGTGCTGGGTCGCCAGTTCCTCCCGGCGGAACATCCGCGCTTGGCGGCCATCGTCGAATCGCGTGCGCCGCTGCGTTTTGCCGCCCACGATCCTCGCCCCGACCCCTATGACGGTTGGTTGGCCGGCGATGCCTACGGCAAGCTGCAAGTCCATTCCTGCCTCGGCTGTGGCCTCTACAACGAAAACACCTTGTTCGGGGCGCTGACGGCGGACGCCCTGCAAGCCGGGGTGTTCGACCGCATCGACGACCACGTTTTCCAGACCTTCGCCGCCATCGCCACCGTGGCCCTGCGCTATGAAACCTATATCGGCGCTTTGGAGGATTTGGCCCGCCATCGCGGCCAGGTCGCCGCCGAGTTGGTGAACGAGACGCTGGCGCGTAGCGGTCCGGTGCTGGGCCAAAGCCCGGCCATGCTCAAGCTGGACCGCGAGATCGATATCGTCGCCAAGTCCGACCTGACCGTGCTGCTGACGGGGGAAACCGGGGTGGGTAAGGAAATCCTGGCGCGGATCATCCATTCGCGCTCGGCGCGGGCCGGTCAAGCCCTGGTCTATGTGAATTGCGCCGCGCTGCCGGAATCCCTGGCCGAAAGCGAATTGTTCGGCCATGCCAAGGGCGCGTTCAGCGGGGCGGGAAGCGAGCGGGCCGGGAAGTTCGAGCTAGCCGACGGTGGCACGCTGTTCCTGGACGAGGTGGGAGAACTGCCGCTGGCGATCCAGGCCAAGTTGCTGCGGGCGGTGCAGTTCGGCGAAATCCAACGGCCCGGCTCGGACAAGGCGCACCGGGCCGAGGTCAGGATCATCGCCGCCACCAACCGGCCTTTGGAAGAGGAGGTGAAGGCGGGCCGGTTCCGCGCCGACCTTTATCACCGGCTGACGATGTATCCCTTACGGGTGCCGCCGCTGCGCGAGCGGGTGGAGGATATCGCGGTGCTGGCTGGGTATTTCCTGGATCGGGCGCGGGCCAAGCTGGGCCTGGAACGCTTGGCGATGATGCCCGCCACCATCGAGGCGCTGAACCGATATGCTTGGCCCGGCAATGTGCGCGAACTCGAACACGCCATGCTCCGCGCCGCCCTCCGCGCCGCGTCCAGCCGGGGCGGGACGGTGGTGCTGGAGCCGGGCGATCTGGATATCGCCGTGGCGGGGCCGCCCGGCGTGGAACCGCCGCCGCGGGAGGATGTGCCGCTGGCGCTGGCGGTGGACGATTTCCAGCGGCGTTCGATCCTCGGAGCCCTGGCGGCGGCCGGGGGTAATTGGGCCGGCGCGGCGCGGCGCTTGGGCTTGGACCCCGGCAATTTGCACCGGCTGGCGCGGCGCCTGGGTATCAAATAG
- a CDS encoding group I truncated hemoglobin: MSQNTPSLYEQLGGQAAVNAAVDIFYRKVLGDDRISHFFEGVDMDRQATKQKAFLTMAFGGPHHYTGLDMRRGHAHLVAKGLDDSHVDAVIENLGGTLRELGVAEDLIAQVAAIAESTRADVLGR, translated from the coding sequence ATGTCGCAGAATACCCCCTCCCTGTACGAACAACTCGGTGGCCAAGCCGCCGTCAATGCCGCCGTCGATATCTTCTACCGCAAGGTGCTGGGCGACGACCGCATCAGCCATTTCTTCGAAGGCGTGGACATGGACCGGCAGGCCACCAAGCAGAAAGCCTTCCTCACCATGGCCTTCGGCGGACCGCATCACTACACCGGACTCGATATGCGGCGCGGCCATGCCCATCTGGTGGCCAAGGGCTTGGACGATAGCCATGTGGACGCGGTGATCGAGAACCTGGGCGGCACGCTGCGGGAACTGGGCGTCGCCGAAGACCTCATCGCCCAGGTCGCCGCCATCGCCGAAAGCACCCGCGCCGACGTGCTGGGCCGCTAG
- a CDS encoding 2Fe-2S iron-sulfur cluster-binding protein, translating to MAAIHYANQRFELEPGQSVLDGLTGHGVPVPSSCRAGVCQTCLMRSTAGVPPPAAQRGLKDSLKARGYFLACVCHPEQDLRVVLPDAEDEDRQTATVLSLDLLGGGIMQVALECHAPLDYRPGQFINLFQDTGQVRSYSIASVPGLDDPIHLHVRRLAGGRVSGWVHEELRPGQTVTIQGPAGDCFYPSGTPGQPLLLIGTGSGLAPLYGIVRDALAQGHYGPIRLYHGSRAPEGLYLAEELRALARRHAHFDYIPCLSGPDAPEGYAQGRVHEVALRDNPKLDGWRIFFCGHPEMVKLGKKQAFLAGAALRNIHADAFTINPAMPGAGA from the coding sequence ATGGCCGCGATCCACTACGCCAACCAGCGTTTTGAACTCGAACCGGGGCAATCGGTGTTGGATGGCCTGACCGGCCATGGCGTGCCCGTGCCCTCGTCGTGCCGGGCGGGCGTTTGCCAGACCTGCCTGATGCGTTCCACGGCGGGCGTGCCGCCGCCCGCGGCCCAGCGCGGACTGAAGGACAGCCTCAAGGCCCGTGGCTATTTCCTGGCCTGCGTCTGCCATCCCGAACAAGACCTGCGCGTGGTCCTGCCCGATGCGGAGGACGAGGACCGCCAAACCGCCACTGTGCTAAGCCTGGACCTTTTGGGCGGCGGCATCATGCAAGTGGCACTGGAATGCCACGCGCCGCTGGATTACCGCCCCGGCCAATTCATCAACCTGTTCCAGGACACCGGGCAGGTCCGCAGCTATTCCATCGCCAGCGTGCCGGGCCTGGACGACCCTATCCACCTGCATGTGCGGCGCTTGGCTGGGGGCCGGGTCAGCGGCTGGGTCCACGAGGAACTGCGGCCCGGCCAGACCGTGACGATCCAGGGTCCGGCCGGCGATTGTTTTTATCCATCCGGCACCCCCGGACAGCCGCTGCTGTTGATCGGCACCGGGTCCGGGCTGGCCCCGTTGTACGGCATCGTCCGCGATGCGCTGGCCCAGGGCCATTACGGGCCGATCCGGCTTTATCACGGCAGCCGCGCACCGGAAGGCTTGTACCTGGCCGAGGAACTGCGGGCCCTGGCCCGACGGCACGCCCATTTCGATTACATCCCCTGCCTGTCCGGGCCGGACGCGCCCGAAGGCTACGCCCAAGGCCGGGTCCACGAGGTGGCTTTGCGCGACAACCCCAAGCTCGACGGCTGGCGTATCTTCTTCTGCGGCCACCCGGAAATGGTCAAGCTGGGCAAGAAACAAGCCTTCCTGGCCGGTGCGGCGTTGCGGAATATCCACGCCGACGCATTCACGATCAATCCCGCGATGCCGGGCGCTGGCGCATGA
- a CDS encoding HPP family protein, translating into MNGDATPGFRKRFKLPTLWPREANPVALPTRLQIAASAGLALYATAWAGGAARPALPMVASMGASAVILFAVPHSPMAGTWAVLGGHLLSGLVGVACAGWIADPWSAAGWALGLSIFAMHSARCLHPPGGATALYAVLGGEGVRALGYEFLLTPLALNVGLLLAFAKLAHRPRPVPQPAPAPAHPPPLERLGLNGADLRAALHDIHAFVDVSEAELRQLYELAANHAYRRGFGEQDCAGIMSRDPVTVEFGTDLEATWALMRRHNIKAIPVIDRGRHVVGIITLTDFFRHAQIERLDGMGGKLRRLLQTTPGIHSRKPEVAGQIMTAPVVSVRAGTPVADLAPLLCGRGIHQIPVVDARDKLVGIVTQSDLIAAMYRNLVPHPVVQAS; encoded by the coding sequence ATGAACGGAGACGCCACGCCGGGGTTCCGCAAGCGCTTCAAGCTGCCGACGCTTTGGCCCAGGGAAGCCAACCCGGTCGCCCTCCCGACCCGCTTGCAAATCGCCGCGTCCGCCGGGCTGGCGCTCTACGCCACGGCCTGGGCCGGCGGGGCAGCCCGCCCGGCCCTGCCGATGGTGGCGTCCATGGGCGCGTCGGCGGTGATCCTGTTCGCCGTCCCGCACAGCCCGATGGCCGGAACCTGGGCGGTGCTGGGCGGACATCTGCTGTCGGGACTGGTCGGCGTGGCCTGCGCCGGTTGGATCGCCGACCCCTGGAGCGCCGCCGGTTGGGCGCTGGGACTGTCCATCTTCGCCATGCACAGCGCTCGTTGCCTGCATCCGCCCGGTGGGGCCACCGCCTTGTACGCGGTCCTGGGCGGGGAGGGCGTGCGGGCGCTGGGCTATGAATTCCTGCTGACGCCGCTGGCGCTCAATGTCGGCCTCCTGCTGGCGTTCGCCAAGCTCGCCCACCGCCCGCGCCCGGTCCCCCAACCCGCACCGGCCCCGGCCCATCCGCCGCCCTTGGAACGGCTGGGCCTGAACGGCGCGGACCTCCGCGCCGCCTTGCACGATATCCACGCCTTCGTGGATGTGAGCGAAGCCGAATTGCGCCAACTCTACGAACTCGCCGCCAACCACGCCTATCGGCGCGGCTTCGGCGAACAGGATTGCGCCGGCATCATGTCGCGCGATCCGGTCACGGTCGAGTTCGGGACCGATCTGGAAGCAACCTGGGCCTTGATGCGCCGCCATAACATCAAGGCGATCCCGGTCATCGACCGTGGCCGCCATGTCGTCGGCATCATCACCCTGACCGATTTCTTCCGCCACGCCCAAATCGAGCGCCTCGACGGCATGGGCGGCAAGTTGCGGCGGCTGCTCCAAACCACACCGGGCATCCACTCGCGCAAGCCCGAGGTCGCGGGGCAGATCATGACCGCGCCGGTGGTCAGCGTGCGGGCGGGCACCCCGGTCGCCGATCTCGCCCCGCTCCTGTGCGGACGCGGCATCCATCAAATCCCCGTCGTCGATGCCCGCGACAAACTGGTCGGCATCGTCACCCAATCCGATTTGATCGCGGCGATGTACCGCAACCTCGTCCCCCACCCCGTGGTCCAAGCCTCATGA